The following is a genomic window from Burkholderia cepacia ATCC 25416.
GCGGCCACTTCTGCCTGTCGAGCGTGCTGGCGCGCGTGTGGCGCGACGCGGCGAAGGCGGGCCACGCGGTCGACGCGCGGATCGTCAACACGAGTTCCGGCGCCGGCCTGCAAGGCTCGATCGGCCAGTCGAACTACGGCGCGGCGAAGGCCGGCATCGCCGCGCTCACGCTGATGCAGGCGGCCGAGCTGCAGCGCTACGGCGTGCGCGTGAACGCGCTCGCGCCGGCCGCGCGCACGTCGATGACCGAAGGCGTGTTCGCCGACATGATGAAGAAGCCCGAGGACGGCGGCTTCGACTATTTCGACCCGGCCAACGTCGCACCGCTCGTCGTGTGGCTCGGCAGCGCGCTGTCGGCCGACGTGACGGGCCAGGTGTTCGAGGTCGCGGGCGGGATGATCGCGGTCGCGGAAGGCTGGCGCACGGGCCCGAGCGTCGACCGCGGCGCGCGCTGGGCGGCGGCCGAGATCGGCCCGGCGGTTGCGCGGCTGCTCGCCGAGGCGCGGCCCGCGCAGCGCGTGTACGGGAGCTGAGGATGGATCTGGCGCTCACCGACGAACAGGCGATGATCCGCGACGCGGCCGCCGACGTGCTTGCCGAACGCAGCGCGTCCGCCGACGTGCGCCGCGCACTCGAG
Proteins encoded in this region:
- a CDS encoding SDR family oxidoreductase is translated as MGICNGRTVIITGAGGGLGREYALAFAAEGAAVVVNDIRHEAAQAVCDEIARRGGSALANADDITRVETAQRIVDAAREAFGDVHVLVNNAGICRDKMFTSMTETDWDDVMRVHLRGHFCLSSVLARVWRDAAKAGHAVDARIVNTSSGAGLQGSIGQSNYGAAKAGIAALTLMQAAELQRYGVRVNALAPAARTSMTEGVFADMMKKPEDGGFDYFDPANVAPLVVWLGSALSADVTGQVFEVAGGMIAVAEGWRTGPSVDRGARWAAAEIGPAVARLLAEARPAQRVYGS